GTCTCGTGTCTCGTCGGGTGGGCGAACGCAGATCAGGTGCTTTCGTTCATGCCGATGTTCTTCTTCGGCGCGCTCCTCGCGCAGTATTGGGAGCGGGTCTGCCGGGCATTCTCGTTCCTGCGCAACGGGCGGCTGTCATCACATGCGTGGGGAGCCGTCCTGGTCGCTCTCGCCGCCTGCGGCCTCACCTCGTACTTCCTCCTGGGCAGATGGCTCGGTTCGGTAGGCGCACCCGCGCGAGTGGTCACTCTCCCACTTGTGATGGCAGCGATCATGCTCCTCATCATCGTCTCGGTGAACTGGCCGCCTCTCAGCAGACTGCTGTCGACGCGCGGTCTCGTGTTCCTCGGCACGATCTCCTTCAGTCTCTATCTCGTCCACCGACCCATCATGATCATGGTCGCCTTCCTCGCCGGGATCGGACCGATGCCCGCGATCCTCGCGATCGTCGCATCTGTCGGCGTTGCGATCGGGTTCTACTACGTGGCGGAGCGCCCCGTGCATCGGCTTTCCCGAAGGATCGAACGCTCCGTCCGGGCTTCCGCTGCAACTCCGCAGCCCCGGGGTGATTCGACCGCCGCCGAAGCTGCGCGCGCCGACACCCTGCCCGGCTGACCGCGCGGCTTCTGGAGCGTGCGGAACAGACGTCTGCGATGCTCCAAGGCTGTGTGACCGGTTCCCAACTCAGGGCACCCCCATTCCCAGCCGCCGCCAGCCTGCGCCAGGAGGCGCCGCCAGCATCGCCGGACGCCATGCACGGGTCACCACGTACCGCGCTGCGTCGCTGATGTGCAGGCGCAGCGAGCGGCCGGTCTGCAGGGATGGGACCTTGTAAAGCGACGCCAGGGTTCAGGC
This genomic interval from Microbacterium sp. 4R-513 contains the following:
- a CDS encoding acyltransferase, producing the protein MSAPWHFSPERGPHIRNRELDALRGFAALSVLLYHVLALNWASLQNGVYLEPAANVWANVLIFSPAHIVWLGAEAVWFFFVLSGFVLTKAAARPDFYLPSYYPSRLVRLYGPVLLAIVLAWLTYTLVPHVVEPGDPPAIAGLPAGYPLGDILRDATLLGGTSTSIGVLWSLQWEVLFSLALPVYLLLVRKYPKSATAVAVVSCLVGWANADQVLSFMPMFFFGALLAQYWERVCRAFSFLRNGRLSSHAWGAVLVALAACGLTSYFLLGRWLGSVGAPARVVTLPLVMAAIMLLIIVSVNWPPLSRLLSTRGLVFLGTISFSLYLVHRPIMIMVAFLAGIGPMPAILAIVASVGVAIGFYYVAERPVHRLSRRIERSVRASAATPQPRGDSTAAEAARADTLPG